GGCGCGTTTCGGTAAAGCGTCAAGCTGTCCGCCAAGGCTGCCGAGCACCACAAAGGTGTCGAGATAAACGTGCGGATTCAGCCAGGTGACCGCGAGCATCGTGGTGATAATACGCAGCCTGCCCTGTTTGAGAATTTCCGCCGACGCCAGTTCCGGGTTGCCTGCCAGCGCGGTTTTCAGCGCCCCGAAGCCGTACCACAGCAAAAACGCCACGCCGCCCCATGTCACCAGCGCCAGCAGCCAGGGCGACTGCATCAGGACAGCGCTGCCGCCAAAAATCCCGGCGCAGATCAGGACGATATCGCTGAGCGCGCAGAGCGACGCGATCATCAGATGATACTGGCGGCGGATGCCCTGATTTAATACAAAAGCATTTTGCGGGCCGAGCGGCAAAATCATCGCCGCACCCAAGGCAAACCCCTGAAAATAAAAACTTAACACGTTGCGTTCCCAAAGCGTTGTCATCACAGGCGCTCAGTGTAAGGGCAGCTTTTCATTAGCAAAAACGAATATTTTTAATCACCAATAAGCAACGCTAATGAAGCAGGGTAAAAAAACGGTCTGCATATAGCAGACCGTCCTGAGCTTACTGACCGTCGGCCGGTTTTTCTTTCGGCGCGTCAGGCTGCGTAATAATCGCAGAGTGCGGCGCTTGCGGCTGCGCTTTCTCTTCAGCCTCGTTTTTCACCGGCTTGTAATGCACATCCATCTGCGGGTAAGGAATACCGATACCGTTGGCATCCAGCGTT
This DNA window, taken from Cronobacter universalis NCTC 9529, encodes the following:
- the argO gene encoding arginine exporter ArgO, producing MLSFYFQGFALGAAMILPLGPQNAFVLNQGIRRQYHLMIASLCALSDIVLICAGIFGGSAVLMQSPWLLALVTWGGVAFLLWYGFGALKTALAGNPELASAEILKQGRLRIITTMLAVTWLNPHVYLDTFVVLGSLGGQLDALPKRAFALGTISASVIWFFSLALLAAWLAPRLRTARAQRTINLLVGLVMWVIAFQLAREGIHHLSALGL